One segment of Syngnathus typhle isolate RoL2023-S1 ecotype Sweden linkage group LG9, RoL_Styp_1.0, whole genome shotgun sequence DNA contains the following:
- the ptprna gene encoding protein tyrosine phosphatase receptor type Na, whose amino-acid sequence MQHPRAWRAVLLLTIVIRTGLSDRYGCLFERKLCSRDQFCSDDGLFGQCRSSKQDRVQYQVTVPVLKRMQEVLKQLMLQGLSWQDDITQYILSKELKRVPHTTQSSKPNASSHVPSKQQISKPGSATPAGNYAGYMIVEPPRSQMQGASINPYTYQQHRHQEEAERSLIGGGGGYARPSAWLQANQKERERDRQLLQEALSVYLASAPSSYRHRGSTSLASAGLPYYDDFQMEIPVEYTEDYTLERLGSTNRQTPFQNKASQVYSTQSGNNDGLLQKMSGVLQKYGVDPKELSQEQLYKLALILQLLQAKDKTQDKNEKDLVTLKEMQRLKTDTMSSKPEKLAFFPVAPEAPQGPQPVSAVTTPMTKSAGPLSSASQMPLVAPGEGAGLEKEGMPQVEATGAKEEYGYIVTNQSPLSLYDGVKLVELLAEKMHLTTSSFINISVVGPALTFRIRQNEHNVTAAEVADKAVSEKNFLESETSLKILQTGVGERTNAQGLPQVTRVSQGSSGTVITLVSMAVVGGVLILAVVIACLRHYAHQVANGKLGLGPEGGAETHFDYQELCRQHMASKSSLSRQDCVGPASSGVAGTAASAGGRRGTDTSRVSSVSSQFSDGPQHSPSSTHSSTPSWSEEPAQSNMDISTGHMILAYMEDHLRNKDRLQKEWEALCSYQADPSSVGAAQTPNNMAKNRQAESLPYDHSRVKLKRDVNPRKQDYINASFIFDHDPRQPAYIATQGPLPHTVADFWQMVWENGCTVIVMMSALAEDGQKQSERYWPDEGSSLYHIYEVNLVSEHIWCKDFLVRSFYLKNVQTQETRTLTQFHLLSWPADGIPTSTRPLLDFRRKVNKCYRGRSCPIIIHCSDGTGRTGTYILIDMVLNRMAKGVKEIDIAATLEHVRDQRPGLVKTKDQFEFALTAVAEEVNAILKALPQ is encoded by the exons ATGGGCTGTTTGGTCAGTGTCGCAGTTCCAAGCAGGACCGGGTCCAGTACCAAGTGACGGTTCCTGTATTGAAGAGAATGCAAGAAGTCCTGAAACAGCTCATGCTACAAG GTCTTTCCTGGCAGGATGACATCACACAGTATATTCTATCAAAGGAACTGAAGAGAGTTCCTCACACCACCCAATCATCTAAACCGAACGCTTCCTCGCATGTTCC GTCCAAGCAGCAGATCTCCAAGCCAGGGTCTGCAACACCTGCTGGCAACTATGCAGGTTACATGATTGTCGAGCCTCCTCGGTCGCAAATGCAGGGAGCCTCCATCAACCCTTACACATACCAACAG CACAGGCACCAAGAAGAAGCGGAGAGATCCCTcattggaggaggaggaggctacGCCCGCCCTTCCGCATGGTTGCAGGCCAATCagaaagagcgagagcgagatagGCAACTACTTCAGGAGGCACTGTCCGTCTATTTGGCTTCTGCACCATCCTCTTATCGCCACCGTGGGTCAACCTCCTTGGCATCTGCGG GCCTGCCTTACTATGATGACTTTCAAATGGAGATACCAGTGGAGTATACAGAAGATTATACACTGGAGAGACTTGGATCTACAAATAGGCAAACGCCGTTTCAAAATAAGGCCTCTCAGGTTTACAGCACCCAGTCAGGAAATAATG ATGGCTTGCTGCAAAAAATGTCAGGCGTTCTACAAAAGTACGGAGTTGACCCGAAAGAGCTCAGCCAAGAGCAGCTCTACAAATTAGCCCTCATACTGCAACTGCTGCAAGCCAAAGACAAGACACAAG ATAAAAATGAGAAGGACCTTGTCACTCTCAAGGAG ATGCAGCGATTAAAAACGGACACCATGTCCAGTAAGCCGGAGAAGCTTGCTTTTTTCCCTGTTGCACCTGAGGCCCCTCAAGGCCCCCAACCTGTGTCAGCTGTAACCACACCCATGACGAAGAGCGCAGGCCCCCTTTCGTCCGCCTCCCAAATGCCACTGGTTGCTCCTGGAGAAGGAGCAGGTTTAGAGAAGGAGGGAATGCCACAAGTTGAGGCTACGGGGGCCAAAGAGGAGTATGGCTACATTGTCACCAACCAGAG CCCTCTGAGTTTATATGATGGTGTGAAGCTTGTGGAGCTACTGGCTGAGAAAATGCACCTGACAACCAGCAGCTTCATCAATATAAG CGTGGTGGGACCGGCACTGACATTTCGTATTCGCCAGAATGAGCACAATGTGACAGCTGCAGAGGTGGCGGATAAAGCCG TGTCGGAAAAGAATTTCTTGGAGTCTGAGACAAGCCTGAAGATTCTACAGACTGGTGTGGGAGAG AGGACAAATGCACAGGGTCTCCCGCAGGTAACCAGGGTTTCCCAGGGCTCCAGTGGGACGGTCATCACACTGGTTTCCATGGCAGTGGTTGGGGGAGTGTTGATACTGGCTGTGGTCATTGCTTGCCTCAGACATTATGCTCACCAAGTGGCCAATGGCAAACTTGGTCTGGGGCCAGAGGGAGGTGCCGAAACACACTTTGATTATCAG GAGTTATGTCGACAGCACATGGCATCCAAATCATCTCTGTCCCGTCAGGACTGCGTGGGCCCTGCGAGCAGTGGCGTGGCGGGTACAGCAGCCAGCGCCGGCGGGCGACGGGGAACGGATACGTCCCGTGTGAGTAGCGTTTCCTCCCAATTCAGCGATGGCCCGCAGCACAGCCCGTCCTCCACCCACAGCTCCACTCCATCCTGGAGTGAGGAGCCTGCCCAGTCAAATATGGACATCTCCACCGGTCACATGATTCTG GCCTATATGGAGGACCACCTTCGTAACAAGGACCGCCTTCAGAAGGAATGGGAGGCGCTTTGCTCCTACCAGGCCGACCCTAGTTCAGTGGGCGCGGCTCAAACTCCCAACAACATGGCCAAAAACAGACAGGCTGAATCGCTCCCAT ACGATCACTCACGAGTGAAGCTGAAAAGGGATGTGAACCCGAGAAAACAAGATTACATCAATGCCAGCTTCATT TTTGATCATGACCCTCGCCAGCCAGCCTATATCGCCACTCAGGGACCTCTGCCTCACACAGTGGCAGATTTTTGGCAG ATGGTTTGGGAGAACGGCTGCACGGTGATCGTGATGATGTCCGCTCTGGCGGAAGACGGACAAAAACAGAGCGAAAGATACTGGCCAGATGAGGGTTCGTCACTCTACCATATCTATGAG GTGAACTTGGTGTCAGAGCATATCTGGTGCAAGGACTTCCTGGTGCGTAGCTTCTACTTGAAGAATGTCCAGACGCAAGAAACGAGAACCCTAACACAATTTCACCTGCTGAGCTGGCCGGCGGACGGAATCCCCACCTCAACCCGGCCCCTGCTTGACTTCCGCAG GAAGGTGAATAAATGCTACAGAGGTCGCTCCTGCCCTATTATTATTCactgcag CGATGGGACCGGCAGAACCGGCACTTACATTCTCATTGACATGGTGCTGAACCGCATGGCCAAAG GAGTCAAGGAGATTGATATTGCTGCCACACTGGAACACGTCAGAGACCAGAGACCCGGTTTGGTCAAAACCAAg GACCAATTTGAATTTGCACTGACAGCTGTTGCTGAGGAGGTGAATGCCATCTTGAAAGCCTTGCCGCAATGA
- the dnajb2 gene encoding dnaJ homolog subfamily B member 2, which yields MVDYYNILGVSKTASQDDIKKAYRKLALKWHPDKNPDNKEEAEKKFKELAEAYEVLSDQNKRGAYDRYGSEGLKHSGSSSNFSSDFPGFAFTFRSPEEVFREFFGGQDPFASFFDDLSFGGSTSRLGPNRFFSFPSAGGEFASFPSMGGFHDLGGMGGGNFKSVSTSTRIINGKRTTTKKIKENGQERTEIEEDGVLKTVLINGVQDEMALALELSRREGQPHQPNPSIENRLRHEPGRTWPSPFSAGTQRSFSAAPFYRYGGVGASEQDEDDEELQMALACSLSEMEAQQKAAAPDVISDSDFKAFTS from the exons ATGGTGGATTACTACAACATTTTGGGAGTATCCAAAACAGCCTCTCAGGATGATATCAAGAAGGC CTACAGGAAACTGGCACTTAAATGGCATCCTgacaaaaatccagacaatAAAGAGGAAGCAGAGAAGAAGTTTAAAGAACTCGCCGAGGCATATGAAGTTCTCTCTGACC AGAATAAACGCGGTGCTTACGACAGATATGGAAGTGAAGGATTGAAACACTCAG GCTCTTCCTCAAACTTTTCTTCAGATTTCCCAGGATTCGCCTTCACATTCCGCAGTCCAGAGGAGGTTTTCAGGGAGTTTTTTGGTGGCCAGGATCCTTTCGCCAGCTTCTTTG ATGACTTATCATTCGGGGGTTCGACCTCTCGCCTGGGGCCTAACCGTTTTTTCTCGTTCCCTTCAGCTGGAG GTGAATTTGCATCTTTTCCATCCATGGGTGGTTTTCATGACCTGGGAGGTATGGGAGGTGGCAATTTCAAATCTGTGTCTACTTCTACCCGCATCATAAATGGCAAGCGCACAACCACCAAGAA GATTAAAGAGAATGGCCAAGAAAGAACAGAGATCGAAGAAGATGGCGTGTTAAAGACTGTGCTGATTAATG GCGTGCAGGATGAAATGGCTCTGGCACTGGAGCTGAGTCGACGAGAGGGACAGCCTCACCAACCGAATCCCTCAATCGAAAACCGGTTACGTCACGAACCTGGCAGAACTTGGCCCAGCCCGTTTTCGGCAGGCACGCAGCGTTCATTCAGTGCCGCCCCTTTCTACCGTTACGGAGGAGTCGGTGCGAGCGAGCAAGACGAGGACGATGAAGAACTCCAGATGGCGTTGGCGTGCAGCTTGTCAGAAATGGAAGCCCAGCAGAAAGCAGCTGCTCCCGACGTCATATCAG ACTCAGACTTTAAGGCCTTCACCAGCTAA